In a single window of the Raphanus sativus cultivar WK10039 chromosome 9, ASM80110v3, whole genome shotgun sequence genome:
- the LOC108823564 gene encoding 36.4 kDa proline-rich protein, producing the protein MKSSKLSSISLCFILICIIFFPQKSFSCGSCNPRKGGKHSTKPPVTVPKLPVPPVTVPKLPVPPVTVPKLPVPPVTVPKLPVPPVTVPELPLPPVGGLPIPPVGGLPIPPVGGLPIPPVGGLPIPPVGGLPTLPLPPLPIVGPLLPPGTTPPSSGGKDCPPPPGSHKSPPGTGKATCPIDTLKLGACVDLLGGLVKIGLGDPAVNKCCPILKGLAEVEAAACLCTTLKLKALNLKLYVPVALQLLLTCGKNPPPGYTCSI; encoded by the coding sequence ATGAAGTCATCCAAActctcatctatttctctctGTTTCATTCTCATTTGCATTATCTTCTTTCCTCAAAAATCCTTCTCATGTGGCTCCTGCAACCCCAGGAAGGGTGGAAAACACTCCACTAAACCCCCGGTGACCGTTCCGAAGTTACCTGTTCCTCCAGTGACCGTACCTAAGCTTCCAGTTCCTCCGGTGACAGTTCCTAAGCTACCTGTTCCTCCAGTCACCGTCCCAAAGCTACCTGTACCTCCCGTGACCGTCCCAGAACTACCACTTCCCCCGGTTGGAGGGCTACCCATTCCTCCGGTTGGGGGGCTACCCATACCTCCGGTTGGAGGGCTACCCATACCTCCGGTTGGAGGGTTACCCATACCTCCGGTTGGAGGGCTACCCACATTGCCACTGCCACCGTTGCCGATTGTGGGTCCTCTTCTTCCTCCAGGGACAACCCCTCCTAGTTCAGGAGGAAAAGATTGCCCTCCACCCCCGGGTAGCCATAAGTCCCCACCAGGCACTGGGAAGGCGACATGTCCAATAGACACGCTGAAGTTGGGGGCGTGTGTTGACTTGTTGGGAGGTTTAGTAAAGATAGGGTTAGGAGACCCAGCCGTTAACAAATGCTGTCCGATACTTAAAGGCCTCGCTGAAGTTGAAGCAGCAGCTTGTCTCTGCACTACacttaagcttaaagctcttaACCTTAAGCTGTACGTTCCAGTTgctcttcagcttcttcttaCCTGTGGCAAAAACCCACCTCCGGGCTACACTTGCTCCATCTGA